The genomic region TCGACTTTACTCAGTGCTTTTATCTCTTTAGGAGTATTGCTCCAGCGCGGATAGATGGTGGTATGGCCCCGCACTTGAAAGCCTTCACTTTTATAAAATTCATTCGCTTTTTTCTGTTGCGCTTTAAAGTCTTCATCCCAGAAGTCGTTCCAGAAAATGGTTTGAGTGACTGCATTGAAACCAAAATTTTTAATGTTGTGACGGTAGATCGAGGCAAATTTTGTAGAAGCTAAGTAATTTTTTGAATTAACTACTGTACCAAATGGGAAAGCATGTTTTATCATTTTTATTTGTACATCAATCCCCTGCAGCAATTGACCATCGCTATCTTTTATGGAAATGACGATATCTGCTTTGCGGTATTTCTCGATGCGCTTATTTGCTTCTACCTTCCATTGATTTACTTTGCCACTATTGGAACCGGATATTAGAGGGGAAAACGTTTCACTGGCTATTACATTGCTGATCGATACGAATATACATAAGCACATAACAAAAGTAGTGAAATTTTTATTCATGAAGTATTTACCTTATATACACATTAATTTTATTTTGTTTCTACACGCAGACCCTCAGACAAAACCTGCTGTGATAGCACTTAGCTTGCTAAGAAAATAACCGACTCCATATACAAGTTTTTTTTTTGTATTGGATGTTCGCTTAGTGTTTTTATTAGATTTCTCTAGCCAATATCATTGCCTATTTCCGAGTCACTCTAATGTATAGAGATCCGCAAAGTCGTTTGCTATCCTGATTCATAGGAGGTGGTACTTAGTTTGATTTTACTCACTTTTAAAAAATCGGTGAATTTGGCGACTTGTTTGCTTTCGATTATTGAATCAATTTTGCTTTTTCTTTCACCGCTAGTTTTCTTTACTGTTATATATCCTATGGCTCCATGCCATGGAATTTTTGTAAATATCCTTTTTTTCAGGCTAGAATATATCTCCTCGATCATTGCCGGAGTCCGCTTCGCTAAACAAATTTTAAAAAGCCGTATCTAAATAAAAAACACACATCCAATTGCTGTTAAAACTGGGTATATGATATGAAACACATACAGGAAATTATTAATGATGACACCTAAAAAATTACTCAGTTTTATCGGCCTTGGGATTTGTACCTTGTGCCCCCCGTAGTGAATGCACAAGCTGACCCACTTTTTAACCCTAAGCATCTTAACTTTGAAAGCTACAAAGATATTGGCTATAATCAAAAATATCGTCCACAATTTCATTTCACTTCACGTAAAAACTGGCTCAATGACCCCAATGGTATGATCTACTATTCTGGCGAATATCACATGTTTTTTCAGCACCACGCACTCAAAAATGCTAATGGTACAAAATCATGGGGTCATGCAGTAAGTAGCGATATGATACACTGGACACAACTCGATCACGCCATCGTACCCTATAAAATCCCCAATGAACTCATTAGCGCAGAATTTGCCAAAAAATGGGATGGTGAAGTGGCTATTTGGTCGGGAACCACAGTGATTGACCACAAGAATGTCCTTGGTAAACAAGTAGGCAACACAAAAACTATGGTGGCCTACTTTACCGCTACGGCCCGTCCAGAATTCTTTCAGGCAGCCGCTTACAGCACCGATAAGGGACGCACATTCAAATTGCTCAAGGATGGTGGTATCATTCTTCCTAATCAAGGTTTACTCAAGGGAGAACGTGATCCCAAAGTTTTTTGGCATGAAGCAAGCCAGAAGTATGTCATGCTCATTTGGATGAAGGCGGGTGAGTGGGGCAATAAAGACAAGCTCTCGGGGGTGCGTTTTTTCACTTCAGAAAACCTACTCGATTGGAAGGCCACTAGTTCTTTAGATCGCAAATGGTTTGCGGAATGTATGGACATAGTAGAGATCCCTGTAGATGGCGATATCAATAATAAAAAATGGGTTTTGTATGACGCCAGTTTCGATTACGAAATCGGCGATTTTGACGGTGAAAAATTCAAGTCTGATAAGGTGACATTAAAAGGTGATTACGGTTTCCATTATTACGCTGCACAAACCTTCAACAATAGTCCCGATGGACGTAGTATTATGATTGGATGGCTCAATGATCGCAAGCACTCACCTTTTGTAGAAACAAACATGCCCTTCGATCAACAGATGTCGATTCCTACCAACATGACTCTTCGAACAAGCCCCAAGGGTATTCGCCTCTTTCGTTGGCCTGTAAAAGAAATAGAAAATCTTTACATAAAAACTAAGCTTTTTAATTCTTTAAATCTTTCAAGTGCTAACAAAGTACTAAATGGGCTAGAAGCTGAGCTCATTGACTTTAGTATTGAATTGGAGCCCACGAAAGATTTAGAATTTAATTTCCGTGGTATCAAGGTGAAGTATGATTTTAAAGAACAGACACTTCAACCAACAAAAATCCTCAATAAACATCACCAAAATCACAAGCTACCTGCCCCTTTAGTTAATGGAAAACTTAGGCTCCGCGTGCTCATTGACCTTGCTTCAATAGAGATTTTTGTGAATGAGGGTGAATTTGTCGGTACTTATCTGGGACTAACTGAAACAAATAATAAATCCGTTAGCCTCAATGGTGAGACACAGACAAAAGTGAATGCAATTTCTTTCCATCAACTCAAATCGATCTGGAGGGAAAAAGAAACTTCAGGACAATGATAAATTATATCTCACCTACAAAAATGGAGGTATATATGAGATCTTTTATAAGCGCTAAATTTATTGAAGAAAACATATCAGGCATAGTCGATTTATAATAAAAATGCGATTGACCTTAAACGACTTTTTTTAGATAATGGATCCTCATGGTAAACTGACTAAGCATGAACAAAAGCGCTAAGTCCCCTCTAAATGGCTTAGCCTTGTGTTTATACTCAGCAGTAAATACTTTAATGAAAAATGAGCACCAAATGCTGTTTCAAAGAGCTATCGTTTTGGATGAAATTTAAAATGTTGATCTAGAATAGATTCTCCGGATTTTCAGATAAATCCAACGCTCTTACCTTTTGCTCTTTTGCTCTTTTGCTAATCGCTTAAGGACTTACCTAGACTTTTTCCACTTAGGATCAAATAAGCTTGGTGTTTATTATTTAAACAGCCTTGAATATATTGTGAAGTTCATTATTGCTATCGCCAAATTGCTGAGCGTCAATACCAAAGTGTTTTATTGTACTCAGCCATAGGTTGCCAAGCGGAGTGACATTCTCTTTGAAACTGTAGTGTTTACCTTGTTTCATCCCTATCCCTCCACCCCCAGCCATTATCATAGGGATGTTTTTGACCACATGATGAACTCTTATGCCAGTTCCAAAAAATATAAGCGTATTATCTAGCAAGCTTGAGCCATCAATTTCTTTAGTATTCTTTAGTTGCCTAATGAGATATGCTAATAATTCCGCCAATTTTTTATCGCGATCAATCTGACATTGCAAATCTTGACTATTTTTTGCCCAATGACTCATGGCGTGAGTATTTTGTTGATGGCCCATTTGCTGCAATAAACCAATTGATGACATTCTATAGCTAATGACACGGGTTAAATCAGTTCGAAAAATTTCAGTTATCAGATCAAAACATGTTTTGATCTTCTCTTCTTCATTTAGTGAGCCCGAAGGGATTTGAAAATTCGTTTTGGGATAGGGTTTATCTGCCCAAGCCATATCTTTTTGAATTCTTTTTTCAATACTTCTCAAACTATCTGTAAACTGTGAAAGTCTCTCTTTATCCTCTTTTGAAATAACCTTGGCCAATGATTTGGTCCCTCCATTCGAGAGGACTAATAAACTTCTATGCTTACTAAGCTGCTTTCTTCTTTCACTCACAGTGAGCTCTGGGTCGCCAAATGATCTTCTATATATATCACCTAAAGTATTCAAGCCATTTAAAAACTCTCCACTTTCATTACAAGACATCGAGGCACCCCTTCCCCAACCATCATAATTACCTGTTCGTCCATTAATCTGCATTGAACTTATGCGGGTGTATTTACCTACTTCTTTGGCGATCACCTGATCCACCGATACAGTATTAGTAAAAGGTCTCAAAGGATTTGAATCTGGATTAGCACAGGTCAAAAATGTATCGCAACCAGCGTGAGGCCACCTAGCATGAATAGGTGATAAATTACTTATAAGTGAGACATCATTTTTATACTGAGCTAATGCCTGCAAACTTGAACTTAACTCGAGTTTTTTAACTTTTTCTTGACTATTACAATGCCATTTCTGTGAGACATTATTTGGAAACCATCCCTGATCATAATGCCCATAACCATAGCCAATAAAGATGACTCTTTTAGGTGGTTTAAGAGATTTAGCATAGGCGCTACTTTCAAACATAGGAAGTAGCGCACCTAAGCCCGCAGCTTTTATTAAACTTCTTCTGTTAATGCTTGATGAATGACTCATAATTCATGATCCTCTAAAAGTTTTAGATGCCACTATAGACTTGATAATATTGCGAATTTTAAAGCCTGAAGATTTATTCGCATTATAAATCGTATCAATTTCACCTTGGTCGACAATGCTGATAGGTCGGTGAATCGCATAGCTCATTAATGCTTTTATAAAACCTTTGACAAATTGTTCTTCCCGGCTCACAAGATACTTTTTTAGACCTTTCACACCATCGAGTTCAAGCCCTGAAGGAAGCTTACTTTTGACATTGATTTTCTCTCCTTGCCAAGCACCATAATGATCAAAACCCTCAAGTGCAAAACCCAGTGGATCAAAGCTACGGTGACAAGAGTTGCATTGAGCTTGCTTTGTATGAAATAACATAAGTTTCCTACTCTCGGATAGGTTTAGTTTTTTCAAAGCAAACCTTTCTTCAATCGTTTTTTTTCTAGAGGCAGATAAATCTGGTACATTAGGTGGTGCAGGTGCAGGTGGGTTGAAAAGTAAATTCCTCATAATATAAACTCCACGCTCTACAGGTGATGTTCTATTCCCTCGTGAAGTCATCATCAGAAATGATGCATGGTTTGGAATACCTCCCCGTGGACTAGATTTCACTAAAGCTCGAGCGGAAAAGCCTTTTTTATTTGAAATTGGTAAATCATAGTATTTTGCCAGAGTATTATTTACGTAGTTGTAGTCCGGGTTCAGTAAATCTGTTATTGGACGGTTATTTCTTATAATAAATCTCATCGCTTCCGTTGATTCACGTAGCATATAAAATTTCTTTCGTGGCCACTTTATGAGATTCGTTCTTTGTGCGTGAATCGTAGGGGTCAAAGCTATAAAGCGGGAGAGTTCTAACCACTGAAAAACAAAGGAATCAATAAAAGGCAAGATTTTTTCTGAGTCCAGTATTCTGTCACATTCTTTAAAGACGGCTCTCTTACTGAGACTCTTATTTGCGACCACCATTTTTTGAAGTTGTAAATCAGGTTGAGAACTTAGCAAAAAGTAAGAAAGCTTATTTACAAAGCTCAATGCCGTTAAGTTTTTATTGTTTTTATTAAGTTCGGGAACGATATAGATGAATTCTGGAGAAGAGAGTATCACTGCCAGCACATCGACAAGTGCATCCTGAGGATCTGCCTCTAACTTAGATTGGCTGAGTAAATGGTCTTTTATTTGCTCCAGTTGAGCGGAACTTATATTTCGACCTCGGTAAGCTTTAAAAGCAAAATTTTCAACTATTTTAACGGCCTTTGCCATATCCCATTCACTATACTGACTCAATAGTTCTATTTCTGCTTGAGCTAGATATTTTGATTTTAGTGGACCTTCAAGTTCAATCCAATCTATCCATATTTCCGCATCGCTATCAATTCTTAATTGACGGCCACTACTCTGCTCCCCAAAATCCCAATGAAAGGATAAATCCTCAGGACTTCTTGATGTGCCTGTTACTTCTTGATAATAGTTTTCATAAGGTTGAAATTCTGGATTAATTAATTGTTTATGAGATGCGGTACTTATAAATGATTGTTGATCTGGCTTAGTATGGATGGTTCCACAACGAATTTTAAGTCGGTATCGACCTTCTTTAATTTTATCAAAATTGTAAATATTCTTGCCTAACAAGGTCATAATAGGAGTGCTTTCAGAATAAATCGCTCCTGTTTTAAAAAGTGGATTATTGATATTCTGCTTGGCAAACTCAAGCTCATTTCCTAGCCTTTTTATGAGGTTCTTTAAATTTCCCCGTCGCTGAGTAACCGTCTCCAACTCTAACTTTTCGGTGTTCTTAATTATTAAATCAGGCCATAGTTTGATCCTCTTTTGAAAATCTTTAATCTTGTTAGTTTCTGATTCATACTTGATTTTAATGACCTGACTATTTGTTTCGCTTAGCAATGCTTTTTCCAAATGAGCTTTGGCAACATTAAAGGATGCTTGCCAATGAACTTCACTAAACAGCTGATCTTGAGCTATTGTATCGAATCGACTGATTTCTGGTGAATCGGGAATATGATCTAGACTTGTATTGACACCTAAAAGGTCACGATAAGTTAGTTTCAATTCTCTTTTATTTAAAAATCGTATGGGCGGATTAAGGCCTCTATTTTGAGTATAATCTTTTGCTTTTCTAATCGTTTGTGTCAGTTCATCTATAAAGTTGGTCAACTCTTCATGTGGTATATCCGGCTCATCTTCTGGTGGCATTTCGCTTAAATTAACGGTGTCCAAAATATCTTGCAACAATTGAATACTATGAGCTTTATTCAGTACATCAGGAAGTTTATCAAAGCGTTGGTCACCTTTTTGTTTTATTTCTCCATGACAGTCCTGGCAACGTTTTTCAATAAAGTGCTTTATTGAACTTGAGAGCTTTACTGTTGACTGGTCTTTTACTTGTATACTTGATACTTCTGATGAACTTATCAGATCAACCTCTTCTATTCTTGAGGGCTCTGATGAACTTATGAGATCAATCTCTTCTATTCTTAAGGGCTCCAATTGAATATCTACTTCAGCTTTCACTCCTTGTTCTTCATCAAAAACAGTTTTCTCTAGAGAAATCACTTCTAAGGCTTTACGCTCTAAAGGCTTTTTTTCTTTTAATATTAACCAAAGACTTACAGCTGCTAAAATAAATGTTAATAAAATTGAGTGTATGGCTACATTCTTTTTTTGTTTATTTTTTCTGATTCGCTTACTTCGAGTTTTCGAAACTTTGAAACTACTTTTCTTAGTCTTTTTTTGACTTAGAACAGCCGTTTGATTTTTATATAATACCGGTTGTTTCGTATCACATTGATCACAACGAACGTGAACTCCTACTATTTCTTTAGGAGCTTCAAGTTCAATGCCACAACCGGCACAGTTAAATCGTATTCTATCATCCATAAAATTTATAACCGTAAAAATCTATTATTAAACACTCTCTATAACACAGCTAGTTTTGTCGTTTGCCTTTTCTATGCGAGTTAAGTTCTAAGTCTTTCTATTATGAAATTGACTACTATATAAAAATGAGTTTATTCCATATACCGGGATATACGTACTTTTGGATGTATCACATATTTATTTAATTAAAAAATTTGTAGCAAGCACTTTTGATTATTAAAATGTAAAGCTACCTCCTTTACTCCATACAGTCTTAAGTATCTCCCAGACAAGTCATTAGAAATTTATATAAAACTTAGCCCGATTTAATTTACTGCTGTGAGCATCAGCAAAAAATAATTTAGTTTTCGACTCTTCATGCCTGATCTCAAGGGCTTCTAACTCTGGATCAAAAAAACAGGCAGATCTTTAGATTCACAAAGCACCACTGTTTTCGCAACTTTTGATAAATATTCAATTCGGATACTTGTGACTTCCTCTGTTGCTGATAGTCGATAAGTTTGAAGGTGAGTGTTGAACACATAGTTCCTGTAATGCGAGAGCTCATCTTCTGATTCGGCACTTTCTGAACAGATAAAAACAGCGGGATTTTTTAGATATCGTTTATCAAACTTGACTTAATATTTTCATATTATGTGAACCACCCTCGTTGGTAATAATTCCAAGCTCTATATCCCGTTCTTCCCAAATCGTGAATGGTAGTCCTCTGATAAAATTTAATGACGATTAAAAAAACCTTGATAAAATCAAGTTATCCATAGGAAAAACATGTTTATGCTTGTGTATCGTCATCTTTTTACATTTATACTCAATCCCTAGTAGGTTTCATTGATTTAGTGATAGTTTAACATCATCGGGAACGGAAGCTTAATGATACTGGAGATGGCACATTAATATACTCACTAGACGCTGTTAAACATCCAGTTTTTAGATCGATTTTAAAGAGTGAAATATTATTCGACTGAATATTACAAGATAGCAGGTACTTTCCATCTGGGGAAATAATGAAGCTTACGGGTGTTTTTCCTCCACTGGAAACGGTTTCAATAAATTTTAACATCCCGTTATTTTTATCTCTCTTAAAGAGGCTGATGCTATCAGGTCCACGATTCGTACAATACAGAAAGTCTCCACTTGGGTGGATACGTATTTCTGCAGAATGATTATTTCCTTTAAAATTTTTCGCTAGGCAAGAAATATGCTGAATCTCTTGAAGACTTCCGTCTTTACGCTCATACTTAAAGACTGTTACGGCACCTCCCATTTGATTTAAAAGATATAAAAACTTACCTTCAAATCCAAAAACCAGATGCCTGGGACCATTAAAGTTCTTTGAAACTATCTCACCATCATAAATCATTGAGCCGTCATTTTTATTGAATTTCACTCGGCAGATTCTCCCTCCTCCTATATCAGCTACAAAAAGGTATTTATTGTCAGGAGACGGTATAACACAATGAGGTGCAAAGCCTTTTTGGGGAGTTTTGATTTCCAGGTGCTGAACAAGCTTATCCAAAGAACCATCTTCTTTGAGTGAAAATGATGAAATTGAGTTACCATGAATATTTGCGGTAAAGGCAAATCTTGAGCTTTTATCTAGTGCCATATAACAAGGATCTTTTGGCAAATCTCGAATTTCTCCTGTTTTTTCAGTTTCTAGGAAGGATTTAAGAACGCCACCCGCCTTAGTATTGCCCGCAGTATATAAAAGACCACTAACTGAGGTCTTGACGAGTACCGTACCCGGTTTTTCAAAAAGAGGTGTCGCTTTACTAAAATTGCCATTTTCTTTATTAAAACTAGCTGAATAAACTCCTTCAGAGCCCGTGCCTATGACGACTTGAATAGCCTTAACCTGTCCGGACTTTATTTCATTTTGGTAATCGTTTTGAAGAGCTATGTGAGCTAGGCGCAGCCCAATATCTCGCTTATTTTGTGGGGCTTTAGGATTTGCTGTTTGAAGGTCTGCACTTATTGCCATAGCGGTATTTTTAATTGATAAACACTTTTCAATGGCTTTCTGGACTTCAGTCTTTAGATCCTTTGGCTCAGAGTTAACTAATGGTTCCACAAAGTAAAAGGGCAGTTCCCCCTCGTCCCAAAGCTTACGCCAGCTAACTATAAGTGCTTTTTGATGATTAAATAATTCCTTGGGTTTCCTAACATTTCCTTGATCCCAGATTACACCACGTATAGAGAATGGAATCAATGGGTGAATCATACCATTGAACATTTTAGTGGGTACAATATTGGTGATCCATAGCTCAGAAGGTATTTCTGGACGGTCTATAGGAGTTTGATTTTTGGCCAGTGCTTTCCTAGCTTGAGGTAGCCATAGCTTCATATCTTTGAGGTATTTTTGCCAGCTTTTCTTGCCAAGTTCGCTTGAGGGCCTGCCATCGTATATTTGTTTAATTCCCCACTTGAGCTCAGGACTATCTCGATAAGCTTCAGCTGGAATCCAAGAAGTCATTGGCGTACCGGCCTGGCTTGCCTGGATTATGCCAATAGGCACGTCTATTTCTTGATTAAGTTTTTTTCCAAAAAAATACGCCAGCCCAGAAAATTCTTTGATATGATCTGAATCGGCGGCCTTCCACTTCACTTCCACATTTTTATTGGGTAGAGGTGATTGTTGTTTAGTGACAGAGGCCAATCTAAGCAATGAATTATCCGCATTCTTGATTTCATTCGTGCCCTTTAGTGATTTGCGTAATGGATAATCCATACTCGCCGTTCCTACACAGAGCCAAACCTCACCTATGAGTACATTTTGTATCCTCAAGTGATTGACTTTCAAAACTTGCGCTTTGGAATTGGCTCTTAAGGCTTTAAGCTTTACGCTCCAACATCCGTATTCATCCGCAGTAGTGACGACTTCTTGAGTCCCAAAACTAAGTTTAATTTTTTCATTGGCTAAGGCCGTGCCCCAAATAGGTATTTCTTTATTCCTTTGGAGAACCATATTATTTGAAAAAATATCCGGCAACTTAACTTCTGCATTGGTCGAAAATATAAATAGTGTTAGAAAGAAAGTAATTATTTTCATCATGTTTATTTTTTTAGTCATAGTTTTTCCTTACCAATTATCCGATTTAAAAGGCGCTGCGGGTAGTCCTTCACGGTTATAAAGGTTGCTGTGAATGGGGTTCCATCGGTAAGCATAGCGAACCGCCATAACTTTTTTGACTTTATCGGAACTGACGATTACTGATTTTCCATCCTCACTGATTCTAGCATTTGCCCAATACCATTTTTGATCTTCTCCAGCTATCGCAAAACCTTCAAGACTTGATGAAATTTGCTTTGTCGTTTCTAAACCTTTTTTCTCGCCGACCATAAGACCACTACCTATATGGCTAAAATGAACAATCGCTTCAGCTCCGCTATTATGGAGCTTTTGGAAGAGAGGTCCACTATAGACAAGTTCCTTTCTTCCATATTCTTTGGCAAGTGCCCACAATGAGAGACGCTTGCCCACATCCTGTTTATTTTGAGGGTGAATATTAACCGGATTGCCAATATCGTAAGTGACTGCAAGTCCTGTGTTAGGAAGTTCTAAGGAACGCTTTTGAGCTTCACGAATTTTTGCGTAACCATCCCCCCTTCCGCTTTTTCATTATACTTATGAAGATTAGCTAATTGCACTGTGTAAAACGGAAATGCTCCTTGCCCCCAAAGTTCACGCCAACTCTCGATCAAGGCTTTTTTCTTAAAGAAGTAATAATCACCCTGGCCCCAACTTGACTCGCCCTGATACCATATAACTCCACGAATGCCATAAGGAATAATTGGGTTTATCATGGAATTGAATATTTTAGTCATACCGTGGTGTGACACCGGCATCCTACTATCTGGTCGGTCCGGGATATTAAGTGGGAGGCTTCCCTGAGAAACACGTTTTTCCGCCCCTGGAAGCCAAATTTCCATTTTATCTAAATAGTCATTCCATTGCTTTTTGTTTTCCTCGTTAACTGGCAGACTCTTATCAAGTTCGATTTTTTCCTTCTCTAATTCTGTAACTATGTTAAAACCAAGCTCTGGAATCCAAGGCTCAATTCCAGTTCCGCCCCAGCTTGCATCGATAATAGCTATGGGGATTTTTAGATTTTCATAAAGAGATCGTGCAAAAAAATAACCAACCGCGGTATAATCCTTGGCTGTATCCGGCGAACAGACACTCCATTCACCTTTAACATCAGTACGTGGAAGGTTGGCCGCAGTTCTTGTAAGGTTTAACTGTCTAATAGCGGGGTATTTAGCCGCTGCTATTTCTTCTTTTGAATTAAAGGCAGCCCCCAGACGCCACTGCATATTGGACTGACCGGAACATATCCAGACTTCACCCACTAAAACATCTTTAATACTATGATTAGCAATGGTCAATGTCTGACCTTTTAGATTGGCTTCCATGGGCTTAAGTTTAAGCATCCATTTGCCATTTTCATTAGTTTTGGCACTTATACTTTGATTCCCAAAATTTACATTTATCACTTCACCAGGACTAGCCCAACCCCATATAGGAACAGAAATATTTCTTTGGAGAACCATATGGTCATTAAAGAAAGCTGGGATTTTAACTTCTGCTTGGAGTGATGCAGTCATAAACACCAGCAAGAGTGATAATAGATATGTTTTACGTTTTGTCTGCATTTTTTTATTCTCCGCTTTTTTTCAAAATTGATTTCATCGGATAAACTTTGCACTTATTTATGAGGACTTTATCTGTCCCAGAAACTTCTGCACTAAAAGTGATTTTGTTTAAGTGACTAACAGAAAGATTTTTTCTTTCAGGTAATTTAAAGGCAGCTCCCTCTTGCTGCCATTTGCTAAAACGACTCTCTTCAAAGTCTGCAATGAGTATGTCGGCTTCTTCTTGAGCCAAAGCATTGCTATGGCTAAAACAGCTCACTACACCAAGTGCCGCAAAGATCTTAAACATATTAGAAACTTTCTCGACTAAGGATTTCCAATAGCACAATCCTTAACTTTAACACCATTGTGAAGCTGTCCCATTTTACGCCTATTTCTTCTAAATTGATTTGAATTTGTGTACTATCGAACATTGAATTGTCGCGTTAACGCAGTTGACCACGTGGATCTCAGATGGAAACATATTTATTTATTATGATCAAACCAGGTACCGCCTGCCCGTGAACCTGGAACTATTCTTTCCACCAAAGTCCTGCCATTCTTCACTTCCACGTGACCATCAGACATGGCCATATTGGCCTTTCCTCCTCCATGAGCATTAAAATATTCATAGTTCGAATATGAGTTTTTATAAGCATTATAATAATCATATCGAGCAGAATGATTGTGAAACAAACCGCCTAGTAGATTGCTGGCGGCCCCTTTATTACCGGACTCATCATAATTCCACAATTCTGAAAAGAGTAGTGTTTGACTTGGCATTGTAACAGTGGAAAGCTGCACACCAACACCACCATTTTCAGGATACATCCCCCCAATAAGCCCGGGGTAAAATCCATTCCACAAACCCTCGTAATGCTCCGATGCTGCGTAGCTTTTCGGATACAAATCTGTCGTTATATCTGTTTCATCATAATTACTTTCAAACAAACCTAAAGAAGGGTCTGATGGACAATTGAATATCCTGGTGTGTGATTCAGAAGTATTACTCCTTAAGACATTGCCGTTCGGTCCAGTCCAATCAAGATTCA from Lentisphaera profundi harbors:
- a CDS encoding prepilin-type N-terminal cleavage/methylation domain-containing protein; amino-acid sequence: MTMRNMKIKESKEGIHRFTLIELLVVISVIAILASLLLPSLSKARKTSKMAVCANNQRQLLFANTMFTLDNDGFFQNQNHLGKISWEDSIYTYLNLDWTGPNGNVLRSNTSESHTRIFNCPSDPSLGLFESNYDETDITTDLYPKSYAASEHYEGLWNGFYPGLIGGMYPENGGVGVQLSTVTMPSQTLLFSELWNYDESGNKGAASNLLGGLFHNHSARYDYYNAYKNSYSNYEYFNAHGGGKANMAMSDGHVEVKNGRTLVERIVPGSRAGGTWFDHNK
- a CDS encoding sialate O-acetylesterase; this translates as MQTKRKTYLLSLLLVFMTASLQAEVKIPAFFNDHMVLQRNISVPIWGWASPGEVINVNFGNQSISAKTNENGKWMLKLKPMEANLKGQTLTIANHSIKDVLVGEVWICSGQSNMQWRLGAAFNSKEEIAAAKYPAIRQLNLTRTAANLPRTDVKGEWSVCSPDTAKDYTAVGYFFARSLYENLKIPIAIIDASWGGTGIEPWIPELGFNIVTELEKEKIELDKSLPVNEENKKQWNDYLDKMEIWLPGAEKRVSQGSLPLNIPDRPDSRMPVSHHGMTKIFNSMINPIIPYGIRGVIWYQGESSWGQGDYYFFKKKALIESWRELWGQGAFPFYTVQLANLHKYNEKAEGGMVTQKFVKLKSVP